From Candidatus Sphingomonas colombiensis, one genomic window encodes:
- a CDS encoding NfeD family protein, whose protein sequence is MIVDEIVSHIAAAWIVAAIVLGIAELAIPGIFLIFLAIAAAITGLALFVLPDLPLIAQVGSFAAWSIVAVTIGRRWYRDYPLETSDPMLNDRAARIVGTIVVIAEPIIDGSGRAVLGDGTWPATGPDAAAGTHMRVIAVENGVLRVEPLGSALSEQLPGKPG, encoded by the coding sequence ATGATCGTCGATGAGATCGTGAGTCATATCGCGGCGGCCTGGATCGTCGCCGCGATCGTGTTGGGGATCGCGGAATTGGCGATTCCCGGAATATTCCTGATCTTTCTCGCGATCGCGGCGGCGATCACCGGCCTGGCGCTCTTCGTCCTGCCGGATTTGCCACTGATCGCGCAGGTCGGGAGCTTCGCGGCATGGAGCATCGTCGCGGTGACGATCGGCCGGCGCTGGTATCGTGATTATCCGCTCGAAACGAGCGATCCGATGCTCAATGATCGCGCGGCGCGCATCGTCGGCACCATCGTCGTCATCGCGGAGCCGATCATCGACGGCTCCGGCCGCGCGGTGCTGGGCGACGGTACGTGGCCGGCGACTGGCCCAGATGCCGCCGCCGGCACACATATGCGCGTTATCGCCGTGGAGAACGGCGTACTTCGCGTCGAGCCACTCGGGTCAGCTCTTTCCGAACAGCTTCCCGGCAAGCCCGGATAG
- a CDS encoding SPFH/Band 7/PHB domain protein: protein MVTTVALLLMALVLLYLMTSIKIVRQGYQYTIEHFGRYTTTAAPGFNFFPAFFYRVGRRVNMMEQVIDIPGQEIITKDNAMISTDGVVFFQVLDAAKAAYEVSDLYVALLNLVTTNLRTVMGAMDLDETLSKRDEINARLLSVVDHATTPWGVKITRVEIKDIRPPQDIVNAMARQMKAEREKRANILDAEGSRASEILRAEGQKQARILEAEGRQESAFRDAEARERAAQAEAKATELVSNAIEAGSSQSLNYFIAQKYVEAIGKFATSPNAKTILFPVEATQLIGTLGGIGELARDVLGNTAQPAGETPAERSVPRVKGSTSPQ, encoded by the coding sequence ATGGTGACGACCGTTGCGCTCCTGCTGATGGCGCTGGTGCTTCTATACCTCATGACAAGCATCAAGATCGTGCGGCAAGGCTATCAATATACGATCGAACATTTCGGGCGTTACACGACGACGGCTGCCCCCGGCTTCAATTTTTTTCCCGCCTTCTTTTACCGCGTCGGTCGGCGGGTAAATATGATGGAGCAGGTGATCGATATTCCCGGTCAGGAGATCATCACCAAGGATAATGCGATGATCTCGACCGACGGGGTCGTTTTCTTCCAGGTGCTCGATGCGGCAAAAGCGGCTTACGAGGTCAGCGATCTGTACGTCGCGCTGCTCAATCTCGTCACCACCAACCTGCGCACCGTGATGGGCGCGATGGATCTCGACGAAACGCTTTCAAAACGCGACGAGATCAACGCGCGCCTGCTGTCCGTGGTCGATCACGCGACCACTCCATGGGGGGTGAAGATCACGCGGGTCGAGATCAAGGATATCCGGCCGCCGCAGGATATCGTCAACGCGATGGCGCGGCAGATGAAGGCCGAGCGCGAAAAGCGCGCCAATATCCTTGACGCCGAAGGTTCGCGCGCGTCGGAAATCCTGCGCGCCGAGGGGCAGAAGCAGGCCCGCATTCTCGAGGCCGAGGGCCGGCAGGAATCAGCTTTCCGCGATGCCGAAGCGCGCGAACGTGCGGCGCAGGCCGAGGCGAAGGCAACCGAGCTTGTGTCCAACGCGATCGAGGCCGGATCGAGCCAGTCGCTCAACTATTTCATTGCGCAGAAATATGTCGAGGCGATCGGCAAGTTCGCCACTTCGCCTAACGCCAAGACGATCCTTTTCCCGGTCGAGGCAACGCAGTTGATCGGCACCCTGGGCGGGATCGGTGAGCTGGCGCGCGACGTGCTGGGCAATACGGCTCAGCCCGCCGGCGAAACCCCTGCGGAGCGCTCGGTTCCACGCGTGAAGGGATCAACCAGTCCGCAATGA
- a CDS encoding HPr kinase/phosphatase C-terminal domain-containing protein translates to MPDRETVHATTVAIDGCAVLLIGPSGAGKSDLALRLIDRGATLVSDDYTDLVASADALFASPPPSIAGRMEVRGIGIVELPHVAAIPVILAVRLDARVERMPEPATCTLAERAIPAIAVNPFEASAPIKIELVMRRISS, encoded by the coding sequence ATGCCGGATCGCGAAACGGTCCACGCTACCACGGTCGCCATCGACGGATGCGCGGTTTTGCTGATCGGCCCGTCGGGGGCCGGCAAATCGGATCTGGCGCTGCGGCTGATCGATCGCGGGGCCACGTTGGTATCGGATGACTATACCGATCTGGTCGCGAGCGCCGACGCGCTGTTCGCGAGCCCCCCGCCCAGCATCGCGGGGCGAATGGAGGTGCGCGGCATAGGCATCGTCGAACTGCCGCATGTCGCGGCGATCCCGGTGATATTGGCGGTGCGGCTGGATGCTCGGGTCGAACGGATGCCTGAACCCGCCACATGCACCCTTGCCGAACGCGCCATTCCCGCTATCGCCGTCAATCCGTTCGAGGCATCGGCCCCGATCAAGATCGAACTCGTGATGCGTCGGATATCGTCGTGA
- a CDS encoding response regulator transcription factor, giving the protein MTATIALVDDDRNILASVSIALQTEGFLTRVYSDGETALKALIDNPPDLAIFDIKMPRMDGLELLRRLREKSQIPVIFLTSKDDELDEALGLAMGADDYIAKPFSQRLLIARIRAILRRAELTQSPEGIETETQGPLERGRLVMDPARHRVTWAGTPVTLTVTEFLILETLAQRPGIVRTRNQLMDAAYQDDIYVDDRTIDSHIKRVRRKFREVDSDFDAIETLYGAGYRFSEE; this is encoded by the coding sequence ATGACGGCTACGATCGCGCTCGTCGACGACGACCGGAATATTCTCGCTTCGGTCTCGATCGCGCTTCAGACCGAGGGCTTCCTCACCCGCGTTTATTCGGATGGCGAAACGGCGCTGAAGGCGCTGATCGACAATCCGCCCGATCTCGCGATCTTCGATATCAAGATGCCGCGCATGGACGGGCTGGAACTGCTGCGGCGCTTGCGCGAAAAGAGCCAGATTCCAGTCATTTTCCTGACAAGCAAGGACGATGAACTCGACGAAGCGCTCGGCCTCGCGATGGGGGCGGACGATTATATCGCCAAGCCTTTCAGCCAGCGGCTGCTGATCGCGCGCATTCGGGCGATCCTGCGCCGCGCCGAACTGACCCAGTCACCTGAAGGTATCGAGACGGAGACGCAGGGACCGCTGGAGCGCGGACGGCTGGTGATGGACCCGGCACGTCACCGCGTCACCTGGGCCGGCACGCCGGTCACGCTGACGGTCACCGAATTCCTGATCCTCGAAACGCTCGCGCAACGGCCGGGCATCGTGCGCACCCGTAATCAGCTGATGGATGCGGCGTATCAGGACGATATTTACGTCGACGATCGCACGATCGATTCGCACATCAAACGCGTGCGACGAAAGTTTCGTGAGGTCGATTCAGATTTCGACGCTATCGAGACGCTATATGGCGCCGGATACCGTTTCTCCGAAGAGTGA
- a CDS encoding phosphoenolpyruvate carboxykinase, whose product MSDRIPAVGLEAQGIETRATLHWNLETARLVETAVMRGEGKLAADGPLVVETGAHTGRSAQDKFIVKDAETADTVWWGKTNKAMDPAHFAALKADFFAALREKDDLFVQDLFGGSQPSNRVRVRVINELAWHNLFIRTMLVRPEASDLKGFTADYTIIDLPTFRADPTRHGCRSETVIAVNFTEKLILIGGTRYAGEMKKSVFGLLNYLLPVDGVMPMHCSANMGADGSTAVFFGLSGTGKTTLSADASRTLIGDDEHGWSDTAVFNFEGGCYAKMIRLSAEAEPEIFATTKRFGTVLENVVMDPDSRELDLDDARLAENSRGAYPIDFIPNASKENMGGVPKNIVMLTADAYGVLPPIAKLTPDQAMYHFLSGYTARVAGTEIGVTEPDATFSTCFGAPFMPRHPSIYGNLLKERIAKGGVDCWLVNTGWTGGKYGVGNRMPIKATRALLNAALDGSLNDAEFRTDPNFGFKVPVNVPGVDAKILDPRATWQNPAEYDATAAKLVDQFNENFAQFADHVDEGVRQSAPKVPQAA is encoded by the coding sequence GTGAGTGATCGTATTCCGGCAGTCGGGCTCGAGGCCCAGGGGATTGAAACCCGCGCGACGCTGCACTGGAATCTTGAAACCGCCCGATTGGTCGAGACAGCGGTGATGCGCGGCGAGGGCAAGCTTGCCGCCGATGGCCCGCTGGTGGTCGAAACCGGCGCGCATACTGGCCGTTCCGCGCAGGACAAGTTCATCGTCAAGGATGCCGAAACCGCCGATACGGTGTGGTGGGGCAAGACCAATAAGGCGATGGACCCGGCGCATTTCGCCGCGCTGAAGGCAGATTTCTTCGCCGCGCTGCGCGAGAAGGACGACCTTTTCGTTCAGGATCTCTTCGGCGGATCGCAGCCATCGAATCGCGTGCGCGTTCGCGTGATCAACGAGCTGGCCTGGCACAATCTGTTTATCCGCACGATGCTGGTGCGGCCCGAGGCCTCCGATCTGAAGGGGTTCACGGCCGACTATACGATCATCGATCTGCCGACCTTCCGCGCCGACCCGACGCGTCACGGCTGCCGCAGCGAGACGGTGATCGCGGTCAACTTCACCGAAAAGCTGATCCTGATCGGCGGCACGCGTTATGCCGGCGAAATGAAGAAATCGGTCTTCGGCCTGCTCAATTATCTGCTGCCGGTTGATGGCGTGATGCCGATGCATTGCTCCGCGAATATGGGGGCGGACGGCTCCACCGCGGTGTTCTTCGGCCTTTCGGGCACCGGCAAGACCACGCTTTCGGCCGACGCCAGTCGCACGCTGATCGGCGATGACGAGCATGGCTGGTCGGATACCGCCGTCTTCAATTTCGAGGGCGGCTGCTACGCCAAGATGATCCGCCTGTCGGCCGAGGCCGAGCCGGAAATCTTCGCCACCACCAAGCGCTTCGGCACCGTGCTCGAAAACGTGGTGATGGACCCGGATTCGCGCGAGCTCGATCTCGATGACGCAAGGCTCGCGGAGAACAGCCGCGGTGCCTATCCGATCGATTTCATCCCCAATGCCTCCAAGGAGAATATGGGGGGCGTCCCGAAGAATATCGTGATGCTGACGGCGGACGCTTATGGCGTGCTCCCCCCGATCGCGAAGTTGACGCCGGATCAGGCGATGTATCACTTCCTCTCGGGCTATACCGCGCGTGTCGCGGGCACCGAGATCGGCGTGACCGAGCCGGACGCCACCTTCTCCACCTGTTTCGGCGCGCCATTCATGCCGCGTCACCCGTCGATCTATGGCAATTTGCTCAAGGAACGAATCGCCAAGGGCGGGGTCGACTGCTGGCTGGTCAACACGGGCTGGACCGGCGGCAAATACGGTGTCGGCAATCGCATGCCGATCAAGGCCACCCGCGCGCTGCTCAACGCGGCGCTCGACGGCAGCCTCAACGATGCCGAATTCCGCACCGATCCGAATTTCGGCTTCAAGGTGCCCGTGAACGTGCCTGGCGTGGACGCAAAGATCCTCGATCCGCGCGCGACCTGGCAGAATCCGGCCGAATATGACGCGACCGCCGCAAAGCTGGTTGACCAGTTCAACGAGAATTTCGCGCAATTCGCCGATCATGTGGACGAAGGCGTGCGCCAGTCGGCGCCTAAGGTTCCCCAGGCCGCCTGA
- a CDS encoding stimulus-sensing domain-containing protein, protein MAPDTVSPKSEGSDLALRWSGRVSLTRRILAVNIFALLLLAGGFFYLDSYRARILDNRTDQAMREARLIAEALQTVTPKLRNPLILQLAQDTGTRIRLFGPDGALIVDSRALGKRNFQLLDPDKDDRGQRIARFLDAGIDTVVGAVRAPLYRDHPNGRSWPDVRTAQTGHAAATVWRAPDRTPVITAAAPLLDGAAVLTAVNARDITQTVRVERYRLSLVLLTVTIVSILLSLFLARTIVRPLRRLARAAVRVRLGRAREVVVPRLPARKDEIGMLARALSDMSLALRARIDATEAFAADVTHELKNPLASLRSAIEGLGHVKDPVLQEKLLAIVRDDVHRLDRLITDISEASRLDAQLSRAKFEPIDIKAMIDGMIAQRRERGIERNVRIRFDRPENERLVISGEGARLERVFENLIDNALSFSPDDGLIAIAARRIDGALEVWVEDEGPGVPEDAREAVFRRFQSIRPHSEAFGQHSGLGLAIARTIVDAHQGTISVQSREDRLSGARFVVRLPLSDGRG, encoded by the coding sequence ATGGCGCCGGATACCGTTTCTCCGAAGAGTGAGGGCAGCGATCTTGCGCTGCGCTGGTCCGGCCGGGTTTCGCTGACGCGGCGTATTCTGGCGGTCAATATCTTCGCGTTGCTGCTGCTGGCGGGCGGATTCTTCTACCTCGATTCGTATCGCGCGCGGATTCTCGACAATCGCACCGATCAGGCGATGCGCGAGGCGCGGCTGATCGCGGAAGCGTTGCAGACCGTGACGCCCAAATTGCGCAACCCGCTGATCCTCCAGCTCGCGCAGGACACGGGCACGCGCATCCGGCTGTTCGGGCCGGATGGCGCGCTGATCGTGGACAGCCGCGCGCTGGGCAAGCGCAACTTCCAGTTGCTCGATCCCGACAAGGATGATCGCGGCCAGCGGATCGCGCGCTTCCTGGACGCCGGGATCGATACCGTGGTCGGCGCGGTGCGTGCGCCGCTCTATCGCGATCACCCCAACGGGCGCAGCTGGCCCGACGTGCGCACCGCGCAGACCGGCCATGCCGCCGCGACCGTGTGGCGCGCGCCCGATCGCACGCCGGTAATCACCGCGGCCGCCCCGCTGCTCGATGGTGCGGCGGTGCTCACTGCGGTCAACGCGCGGGACATCACCCAAACGGTGCGGGTCGAGCGTTATCGCCTCAGCCTGGTGTTGCTGACGGTCACCATCGTCTCGATCCTCCTTTCGCTGTTTCTCGCGCGGACGATCGTGCGCCCGCTCCGGCGGCTGGCGCGAGCGGCGGTGCGCGTACGGCTCGGCCGCGCCCGCGAAGTGGTGGTGCCACGCCTGCCCGCGCGCAAGGACGAGATAGGAATGCTGGCGCGGGCGCTGTCCGACATGAGCCTGGCGCTGCGCGCGCGCATCGACGCGACCGAAGCCTTTGCGGCGGACGTTACGCATGAATTGAAGAACCCCCTCGCCTCGCTCCGGTCGGCGATCGAGGGGCTCGGGCACGTCAAGGATCCCGTGCTTCAGGAGAAGCTGCTGGCGATCGTGCGGGATGACGTCCATCGGCTCGATCGCCTGATCACCGACATATCAGAGGCTTCGCGGCTCGACGCTCAGCTCAGCCGGGCGAAATTCGAGCCGATCGACATCAAGGCGATGATCGACGGGATGATCGCCCAGCGGCGCGAGCGCGGGATCGAACGCAACGTCCGTATCCGTTTCGATCGGCCGGAAAATGAGCGCCTCGTCATCTCCGGCGAAGGCGCACGGCTGGAGCGCGTTTTCGAAAACCTGATCGACAACGCCTTGTCTTTCTCCCCCGATGACGGGCTGATCGCGATCGCCGCGCGCCGGATCGACGGCGCGCTGGAGGTCTGGGTCGAAGATGAAGGCCCCGGCGTGCCGGAGGATGCGCGGGAGGCGGTGTTCCGCCGTTTCCAGTCGATCCGGCCGCACAGCGAGGCGTTCGGCCAGCATTCGGGCCTTGGTCTCGCGATCGCCCGGACCATCGTCGATGCGCATCAGGGGACGATCAGCGTGCAGAGCCGCGAGGATCGCCTGAGCGGCGCGCGTTTCGTCGTGCGATTGCCGTTGTCGGATGGGAGGGGCTGA
- the guaB gene encoding IMP dehydrogenase, whose translation MDIRLGLTFDDVLLVPAESNVLPSAADTRTQLTRGIALNIPILSSAMDTVTEADMAIVMAQLGGIGVLHRNLTVEEQVGAVRQVKRFESGMVVNPITIAPNATLAEAQALMEQHRISGIPVVEKGGKLVGILTNRDVRFAENPRQPVSELMTHENLATVKSGVGQEEARRLLHQRRIEKLLVVDEDYRCVGLITVKDIEKAVTYPDATKDSAGRLRVAAATTVGDKGFARTEALVDAECDLIVIDTAHGHNRDVAAAVERVKRLSNAVQVVAGNVATADATRALIDAGADGIKVGIGPGSICTTRIVAGVGVPQLTAVMDCAEAAAKAGVPVIADGGLRTSGDLAKALAAGASTCMVGSLLAGSEEAPGETFLYQGRAYKSYRGMGSVGAMGRGSADRYFQGDIKDQLKLVPEGIEGQVAFKGPARDVIHQLVGGIKAAMGYTGSATIPDFQRRAQFVRITGAGLKESHVHDVTITREAPNYPTR comes from the coding sequence ATGGACATCCGCCTCGGTCTCACTTTCGACGATGTCCTTCTGGTTCCCGCCGAATCGAACGTGTTGCCCAGCGCAGCCGATACGCGGACCCAGTTGACGCGCGGCATCGCGCTCAACATCCCGATTCTTTCCAGCGCGATGGATACCGTCACCGAAGCGGACATGGCGATCGTCATGGCGCAACTTGGTGGCATCGGGGTGCTGCACCGCAATCTCACCGTCGAAGAGCAGGTCGGCGCAGTGCGGCAGGTGAAGCGCTTTGAGAGCGGCATGGTCGTGAATCCGATCACCATCGCCCCCAACGCGACGCTCGCCGAAGCGCAGGCGCTGATGGAGCAGCACCGTATCAGCGGCATCCCCGTGGTGGAAAAGGGCGGCAAGCTCGTCGGTATCCTTACCAATCGCGATGTGCGGTTCGCCGAAAATCCGCGTCAGCCGGTCAGCGAACTGATGACGCATGAAAATCTCGCCACCGTTAAAAGCGGCGTGGGTCAGGAAGAAGCGCGGCGACTGCTCCACCAGCGGCGGATCGAAAAGCTGCTGGTCGTTGACGAAGACTATCGCTGCGTCGGCCTGATCACGGTCAAGGATATCGAAAAGGCCGTGACCTATCCGGATGCGACCAAGGATTCCGCCGGTCGCCTGCGCGTCGCCGCCGCGACGACGGTGGGAGATAAAGGCTTCGCACGAACCGAAGCGTTGGTCGACGCCGAATGCGATCTGATCGTGATCGACACCGCGCATGGCCATAATCGGGATGTTGCGGCAGCGGTGGAGCGCGTGAAGCGACTCTCCAACGCGGTGCAGGTCGTCGCGGGCAACGTCGCGACCGCAGATGCCACGCGGGCACTGATCGATGCGGGGGCGGACGGGATCAAGGTCGGCATCGGGCCGGGATCGATCTGCACGACGCGGATCGTCGCCGGGGTTGGCGTTCCCCAGCTCACCGCGGTGATGGACTGCGCGGAAGCGGCGGCGAAGGCCGGCGTCCCGGTGATCGCCGATGGAGGCCTTCGCACTTCCGGCGATCTCGCCAAGGCGCTCGCCGCTGGCGCATCCACCTGCATGGTCGGTTCATTACTCGCGGGTAGCGAAGAAGCGCCGGGCGAAACCTTTCTTTATCAAGGACGTGCGTACAAATCCTATCGCGGTATGGGAAGTGTCGGAGCGATGGGCCGTGGCTCGGCCGATCGCTATTTCCAGGGCGATATCAAGGATCAGCTCAAGCTGGTGCCTGAGGGGATCGAGGGGCAGGTCGCCTTCAAGGGGCCGGCGCGCGACGTGATTCATCAGCTCGTCGGGGGCATCAAGGCGGCGATGGGTTATACCGGCTCCGCGACGATCCCCGATTTCCAGCGCCGCGCGCAATTCGTGCGCATCACGGGTGCGGGGCTGAAGGAAAGCCATGTCCACGACGTGACGATCACCCGTGAGGCGCCGAATTATCCGACGCGCTGA